The Virgibacillus siamensis genome includes a region encoding these proteins:
- the sipW gene encoding signal peptidase I SipW, with product MTKQEGGEQKEVKRMTKRKVMKFISSTISTLLIIVLVGMTFLVISARASGGEPQLFGYQVKTVLSGSMSPEFETGSIILVEKLKQTENLQKGDVITFKENSDHLVTHRIVEVVQQGDAVQYRTKGDNNEAPDMNLVLPDNVVAQYTGFTIPYVGYLLSYAGSPMGVAVLLIVPGLFLLGYSIITIRQAVKAVEEKAKSGSLSEEEKPIS from the coding sequence ATGACAAAACAAGAAGGAGGCGAACAGAAAGAAGTGAAGCGGATGACAAAGCGAAAAGTTATGAAATTTATCAGCAGCACAATTTCGACACTTCTCATCATTGTATTGGTTGGCATGACATTTCTAGTTATTTCTGCAAGAGCATCAGGTGGAGAACCGCAATTGTTCGGTTATCAGGTGAAAACCGTTTTGTCGGGATCTATGAGTCCCGAATTTGAAACCGGGTCCATCATCCTCGTTGAAAAGCTGAAACAGACGGAAAATCTGCAAAAGGGTGATGTGATTACATTCAAAGAGAACAGCGATCATCTTGTCACACACCGGATAGTCGAAGTGGTTCAACAGGGTGATGCAGTTCAATACCGAACAAAAGGTGATAATAATGAAGCCCCTGATATGAATCTTGTACTGCCGGATAACGTGGTCGCGCAGTACACCGGCTTTACAATCCCGTATGTCGGTTATCTGCTGAGCTATGCAGGGTCGCCAATGGGAGTAGCAGTACTGTTGATTGTTCCGGGATTATTTCTTCTCGGATATTCCATCATCACCATTCGTCAGGCAGTTAAGGCGGTGGAGGAGAAGGCAAAATCAGGAAGTCTGTCAGAAGAGGAAAAGCCAATTTCCTAA
- the ribD gene encoding bifunctional diaminohydroxyphosphoribosylaminopyrimidine deaminase/5-amino-6-(5-phosphoribosylamino)uracil reductase RibD, whose product MDDEYYMQIALNLARAVSGQTSPNPPVGAVVVKNGEILGFGAHLKAGEAHAEVHALQMAGERSGGATIYVTLEPCSHHGRTPPCADLIVKNGISRTVVAATDPNKKVAGQGLEKLRKAGIEVKQGVLEKEANAVNAAFFHFIQTKKPYVTVKSAVSLDGKTATHTGDSKWVTGEAARLDVHQYRHMHDAILVGVNTVITDNPSLTARLPNGRKNPIRIILDTSLKTPLDATILNDGKAETWIFTKSVVSDVAEKSYAEKESVTIVRLEKLDVESVLQYLGRHGIMSLFVEGGAAVNGSFLESGYINQLITYMAPKLIGGQAAPTSFAGNGFSYMKDTLEMVIRHVEMIGNDIRIVAEPRKDD is encoded by the coding sequence TTGGATGATGAATATTATATGCAAATAGCCTTGAACCTTGCCCGAGCTGTTTCCGGCCAGACCAGTCCCAATCCGCCTGTTGGTGCGGTTGTTGTTAAGAATGGGGAGATTTTAGGTTTCGGTGCACATCTGAAAGCCGGTGAGGCGCATGCAGAAGTACATGCGTTACAAATGGCCGGGGAAAGATCCGGCGGTGCAACCATTTACGTCACACTGGAGCCGTGCAGTCATCATGGGAGAACACCGCCTTGCGCGGATTTGATTGTGAAAAATGGTATCAGCCGGACGGTTGTTGCGGCGACTGATCCGAATAAGAAAGTTGCAGGTCAGGGTTTGGAGAAGCTGCGGAAGGCCGGCATTGAAGTGAAACAGGGTGTTCTGGAAAAAGAAGCGAATGCGGTAAACGCTGCATTTTTCCACTTTATCCAAACGAAAAAACCATACGTAACTGTAAAGTCTGCTGTCAGTTTGGATGGGAAAACGGCAACACATACTGGCGACAGCAAATGGGTAACCGGAGAGGCAGCAAGGCTTGATGTCCACCAGTATCGTCATATGCACGATGCAATTCTGGTTGGTGTAAACACAGTTATCACCGACAATCCAAGTCTGACTGCCAGGCTCCCAAATGGCAGAAAGAACCCAATACGAATTATTTTAGATACATCACTTAAAACGCCGTTGGATGCAACAATTCTGAATGACGGTAAAGCGGAAACATGGATTTTTACAAAAAGTGTCGTGTCGGATGTAGCAGAAAAATCGTACGCTGAAAAAGAGAGTGTTACCATTGTCCGGCTGGAGAAACTGGACGTTGAAAGTGTTTTGCAATATTTGGGGCGTCACGGTATCATGTCTCTCTTTGTCGAAGGCGGCGCTGCAGTGAACGGGTCATTTTTGGAAAGTGGATACATTAATCAGCTGATTACCTACATGGCACCGAAACTAATCGGCGGTCAAGCTGCCCCGACATCGTTTGCCGGAAATGGTTTTTCGTATATGAAAGATACCCTTGAAATGGTAATCCGGCATGTTGAGATGATTGGCAATGATATTAGAATTGTTGCGGAACCACGAAAGGACGATTGA
- the ribE gene encoding riboflavin synthase → MFTGIIEEKGIVKKMKRVSEQSVEMTIGSEKVVEDVRLGDSIAVNGICLTVTKFSAADFQVDVMPETIKATSLDSLTAGSSVNLERSMPANGRFGGHFVSGHVDGKGKIIRKEANENAIYYDIEIPEELVKYFMLKGSVAVDGVSLTIFDVMPNVFTISLIPHTVSETILGDKKDGDVVNIECDMLAKHVHNMIQNQSIGQKEGINQAFLKNNGFM, encoded by the coding sequence ATGTTTACAGGAATCATTGAAGAAAAAGGTATTGTAAAAAAAATGAAGCGTGTATCTGAACAATCAGTTGAAATGACAATTGGTTCGGAAAAAGTTGTGGAAGATGTTCGTCTCGGCGACAGTATCGCTGTCAACGGAATCTGCCTGACCGTCACGAAATTTTCTGCAGCTGATTTTCAAGTTGATGTGATGCCGGAAACAATTAAAGCCACCTCACTGGACTCCTTAACAGCGGGTTCCAGCGTGAACTTGGAAAGGTCGATGCCTGCGAATGGCCGGTTTGGTGGGCACTTTGTGTCCGGACATGTTGATGGAAAAGGCAAAATTATACGAAAAGAAGCAAATGAAAATGCTATTTATTACGATATTGAAATTCCGGAAGAACTGGTTAAATACTTTATGTTAAAAGGTTCGGTAGCTGTTGATGGCGTCAGTTTAACCATTTTCGATGTGATGCCGAATGTATTTACCATCTCACTGATTCCGCATACAGTGTCGGAAACGATTCTGGGTGATAAAAAAGATGGGGATGTTGTAAATATTGAGTGTGATATGCTCGCCAAGCATGTTCATAATATGATTCAAAATCAAAGTATCGGCCAAAAAGAAGGTATTAACCAGGCGTTTTTGAAAAATAACGGATTCATGTGA
- a CDS encoding TasA family protein, producing MKIKKRLASGAVTATLGISLIGVGTWAAFNDVEQVNGSVAAGTLDLVLNESGTATNFDISKLKPGDHMTRNIELTNEGTLAIKDVLLSIETVSFQDYTGTEGDGNWGDNDVLDYLNEFTVTVAKVGNEGSGDGEFPKEIVTNVSLGDFYLASGTMEGNRAGASAAEINAARQRVWGSVDPDYIDTASNRLNVATVNPNEWTGLPVDPRDPDILQISIEFTDDQAKNDDGTYVQNKFQGDSASIEFMFEARQWDGQDVSDEEGYIESNEQADNGNF from the coding sequence ATGAAAATTAAAAAGCGATTGGCATCGGGTGCAGTTACTGCAACGCTTGGGATATCCCTTATAGGGGTGGGGACATGGGCAGCTTTTAACGATGTTGAACAGGTTAATGGCAGTGTGGCAGCAGGAACACTGGATCTGGTTTTAAATGAAAGTGGAACAGCAACGAACTTTGACATATCCAAATTGAAGCCCGGCGATCACATGACACGGAATATTGAACTGACGAACGAGGGAACTTTAGCTATTAAAGATGTTCTCCTTTCAATTGAAACAGTAAGCTTCCAGGATTATACCGGTACGGAAGGTGATGGCAACTGGGGAGACAACGATGTACTTGATTATCTGAATGAGTTTACCGTCACAGTTGCAAAGGTTGGAAATGAAGGAAGCGGTGACGGTGAGTTTCCGAAAGAAATTGTTACAAATGTCAGCTTAGGGGACTTTTATTTGGCGTCTGGCACTATGGAAGGGAATCGCGCAGGGGCATCTGCAGCTGAAATTAATGCAGCCCGTCAAAGAGTATGGGGCAGTGTTGATCCGGATTATATAGATACAGCCTCCAATCGTTTGAATGTGGCAACGGTTAACCCGAATGAGTGGACTGGATTGCCGGTGGACCCTCGGGATCCGGACATCTTGCAAATATCGATTGAATTTACGGATGATCAAGCGAAAAATGATGACGGAACCTATGTTCAAAACAAATTCCAGGGAGATTCAGCAAGCATTGAATTTATGTTTGAAGCCCGGCAGTGGGACGGTCAGGACGTTTCGGATGAGGAAGGATATATTGAATCAAACGAACAAGCGGACAATGGCAATTTTTAA
- the tapA gene encoding amyloid fiber anchoring/assembly protein TapA, protein MRKSRLRKFRNNFKLIVNGSQIFMIWCCLLIAGTYFNTYTNASFNDIEEVTGKIHVDWEQEIEDPPGDGQWDKSSLESLTGSGDYGFSCKNGVFELYSYIKNKNGSEPMAGPSKFEVQYAPDGQKGPNKPHPGEIIFEGVIPALDSGEKAKLVFETDNLQPGKYVFKAYQRPGHPGKSTPWGGKIEITQEEIDACFGTPETESQEKNKTKTTKPVTSDKQDKAKAEKESSKKPASEKKTEKPKVKEETESQKSKTDKQEEQHDSPDTKTDVNETVKPEKEQKESEQTPEKKKNQSVETSKQDEQKDSAKEGDAK, encoded by the coding sequence ATGCGGAAATCGCGTTTAAGAAAGTTCCGTAATAACTTCAAGCTCATTGTTAACGGTTCACAAATTTTTATGATCTGGTGTTGCCTTTTGATTGCCGGTACTTATTTTAATACGTACACCAATGCCAGTTTCAATGATATTGAAGAAGTAACCGGAAAAATCCATGTTGATTGGGAGCAGGAAATAGAGGATCCGCCTGGTGACGGACAGTGGGATAAAAGTTCATTGGAATCACTTACAGGAAGCGGGGACTATGGTTTCTCTTGTAAGAACGGCGTGTTTGAACTTTATTCCTATATAAAGAACAAGAATGGAAGCGAGCCAATGGCTGGACCATCGAAATTTGAGGTTCAATATGCTCCAGATGGTCAAAAAGGACCGAATAAGCCGCATCCCGGCGAAATTATTTTTGAAGGAGTAATTCCTGCGCTGGATAGCGGGGAGAAGGCAAAATTGGTTTTTGAAACGGATAACCTGCAGCCTGGAAAATATGTTTTTAAAGCCTATCAGCGGCCGGGTCACCCCGGTAAAAGCACACCATGGGGCGGAAAGATAGAGATCACACAGGAAGAAATTGATGCATGCTTTGGTACGCCTGAAACGGAGTCACAAGAAAAGAATAAAACGAAGACCACTAAGCCTGTAACGTCAGATAAACAGGATAAGGCCAAAGCCGAAAAGGAATCATCCAAGAAACCTGCTTCTGAGAAAAAGACGGAAAAGCCAAAAGTGAAAGAAGAAACGGAAAGTCAAAAGTCAAAAACTGACAAACAAGAAGAGCAGCATGATTCACCAGATACAAAAACTGATGTGAATGAAACAGTGAAACCTGAAAAAGAACAAAAGGAAAGTGAACAGACTCCAGAAAAAAAGAAGAATCAGTCAGTGGAGACCAGTAAGCAAGATGAACAAAAGGACTCTGCAAAGGAAGGTGATGCGAAATGA
- a CDS encoding alkaline phosphatase, with amino-acid sequence MTGGTESTTADAGNKFNSPNNGKVKNVIVMIGDGMGPAYTTAYRYMNDDPSTPKMERTAFDNYFVGMASTNPEDKEENVTDSAAAATSMAAGIKTYNGAISVDNDRKPVGTVLEAAKEKGMATGLVATSQINHATPAAFGAHDVSRNNYNDIADDYFDDMINGEHKVDVMLGGGTSYFDREDRNLIKDFKSDGYNYVTSTEEMMENDSEQMLGLFAPVGLPKAIDRPESDPSLEQMTKAALEQLDKEKNGFFLMVEGSQIDWSGHANDVTSAMSEMEDFAKAFEAAVEFAKKDKHTQVVLTADHSTGGFSIGRDGEYNFNPEPIKAAERTPEFMAQEIIDGADTEEVLNEYVNFEFTDDEMATIEQAADTDDFDKLYSTISEVFNKRAGAGFTTGGHTGVDVPVYAYGPKSEVFSGLIDNTDIANEVFNFLK; translated from the coding sequence ATGACTGGCGGGACCGAATCCACCACCGCAGACGCTGGGAACAAGTTCAATTCTCCCAACAATGGAAAAGTGAAAAACGTGATCGTAATGATTGGTGATGGTATGGGGCCAGCGTATACAACAGCATACCGCTACATGAATGATGACCCTTCCACACCAAAAATGGAACGCACTGCATTTGATAATTATTTTGTCGGGATGGCAAGCACCAACCCCGAGGACAAGGAAGAAAATGTAACAGACTCCGCCGCAGCAGCAACTTCCATGGCTGCAGGTATTAAAACCTATAATGGTGCAATTTCGGTCGATAATGATCGCAAGCCCGTAGGAACGGTACTGGAAGCTGCGAAAGAAAAAGGGATGGCAACCGGACTTGTGGCTACTTCCCAAATAAATCATGCAACTCCGGCTGCATTTGGAGCGCATGATGTATCACGAAATAATTATAATGATATTGCTGATGATTATTTTGACGACATGATTAATGGTGAACATAAAGTGGATGTTATGCTTGGTGGCGGGACAAGCTATTTTGACCGCGAAGACAGAAATCTTATCAAGGATTTCAAGAGTGACGGTTATAACTATGTAACTTCCACTGAAGAAATGATGGAAAACGACAGTGAACAAATGCTTGGCCTATTCGCCCCGGTTGGCTTGCCTAAAGCCATTGACCGCCCGGAATCCGACCCTTCCCTGGAACAAATGACGAAAGCAGCACTTGAGCAGTTGGATAAGGAGAAAAACGGATTTTTCCTGATGGTGGAAGGAAGCCAGATTGACTGGTCGGGTCATGCAAACGATGTGACAAGTGCAATGAGCGAAATGGAAGACTTTGCGAAGGCATTTGAAGCAGCAGTTGAATTTGCCAAAAAGGATAAACATACCCAGGTTGTTCTGACAGCTGATCACTCAACCGGCGGGTTCTCCATCGGCCGGGATGGCGAATATAATTTCAATCCTGAACCAATCAAAGCGGCTGAACGCACTCCGGAATTTATGGCACAGGAGATCATAGACGGTGCTGATACTGAAGAAGTATTAAACGAATATGTAAACTTCGAATTTACAGATGACGAAATGGCCACCATTGAGCAAGCGGCTGATACCGATGACTTTGACAAACTGTACAGCACAATTTCAGAGGTATTCAACAAGCGTGCTGGTGCAGGGTTCACAACCGGCGGACATACTGGTGTGGATGTTCCGGTTTATGCATATGGACCGAAAAGTGAAGTCTTCTCCGGATTAATTGACAATACCGATATTGCCAATGAAGTCTTTAACTTTTTGAAATAA
- a CDS encoding PAS domain S-box protein produces MQTTFNLDNPSLFIHAFDRASIGMAIVATDGTPLKVNRSLCDILGYPESKLLSIKFKDITHPDDIESNLSLMYEALKGIRKSYQMEKRFIHKDGYQVWALLSVSLVRDDHDQPLYFISHIQDITDWKFAEEKSGEGEKRLNSLVEETPELMLKFEKLTVAGQLAAGIAHEVRNPLTAIKGFLQLMQSNPTDNKEYSEVIFSELNRIEELLSELLVLARPQKVKSVKRGLKVLLAQVISLIETQAKQNDIKIEKYIESDLPDINCDGNQIKQVFINLLKNAIEAMPNGGTIFISLKKHNADTLLIRIEDQGYGIPDHLLSKIGNPFFTTKDDGTGLGIMICHQIIEKHKGVMKVASSSEGAVVKVYLPLIQASSNRCSC; encoded by the coding sequence ATGCAGACAACTTTTAATTTGGATAATCCCTCATTATTTATCCATGCTTTTGATCGTGCTTCAATTGGCATGGCTATCGTGGCAACTGATGGGACTCCGTTAAAGGTGAATCGGTCATTATGTGATATTCTGGGTTATCCTGAATCAAAATTACTTTCGATTAAATTTAAGGACATAACACATCCGGATGACATAGAAAGTAATTTATCCCTCATGTACGAGGCACTTAAAGGGATAAGAAAGTCCTACCAGATGGAAAAACGTTTTATACATAAGGATGGCTATCAAGTTTGGGCTCTGCTCAGTGTATCTTTAGTGAGGGATGATCATGATCAACCTCTGTATTTTATTAGCCACATTCAAGATATAACAGATTGGAAATTTGCTGAAGAGAAGTCCGGCGAGGGTGAAAAAAGATTAAACAGTTTGGTTGAGGAGACACCGGAACTTATGTTGAAATTTGAAAAACTGACGGTTGCTGGACAATTGGCCGCAGGGATTGCACATGAGGTTAGAAACCCCTTAACTGCCATTAAAGGATTTCTTCAACTCATGCAAAGTAACCCGACAGACAACAAAGAGTACTCGGAAGTAATCTTCTCAGAGCTGAATCGTATTGAAGAACTCTTAAGTGAACTGTTGGTATTGGCAAGACCACAAAAGGTTAAATCTGTAAAAAGGGGTTTGAAAGTTCTTTTAGCCCAAGTCATTTCTTTAATTGAGACACAAGCTAAACAAAATGACATTAAAATAGAGAAATATATTGAATCAGATTTACCGGACATAAATTGTGATGGAAATCAAATTAAACAGGTGTTTATCAATCTTCTAAAAAATGCAATCGAAGCAATGCCAAATGGTGGAACGATATTCATTTCATTAAAAAAACATAATGCAGATACACTTTTAATTCGAATCGAAGACCAGGGTTATGGGATACCGGATCATCTATTAAGTAAAATAGGGAATCCGTTTTTTACAACAAAGGATGATGGGACAGGTCTGGGAATAATGATTTGTCATCAGATTATCGAAAAGCATAAAGGTGTAATGAAAGTTGCAAGCAGTTCGGAAGGTGCGGTTGTAAAGGTGTATTTACCATTAATCCAGGCATCTTCCAATCGATGTTCATGTTAG
- a CDS encoding TasA family protein: MELKKKMGTGILAGALGLSLIAGGTFAAFNDVEAVGNSFAAGTLDLETSTDVLFDLSNLKPGDHFTKTLTLSNNGTLAIDEVLLSSASEGWVDALHQNLPDNGVNTEADFLKQFEVEVMGSTFNLNQLVNLPESQKISTEGAGVAALQPGDSMDYQVKITFKDDPTRYPNSRLFIQNKYQDEGTSVNLSFEATQMPGEDRSND, translated from the coding sequence ATGGAATTGAAGAAAAAAATGGGCACAGGTATCTTAGCAGGAGCATTGGGTCTATCACTCATCGCAGGAGGTACATTCGCAGCGTTTAACGATGTGGAAGCAGTCGGTAACTCGTTTGCTGCAGGGACATTGGATTTGGAGACTAGTACAGATGTTCTGTTTGATCTTAGCAACTTGAAGCCGGGTGATCATTTCACGAAGACATTGACACTTTCGAATAATGGAACGCTCGCAATTGATGAGGTTCTATTAAGTTCAGCTTCTGAAGGATGGGTAGACGCCCTTCATCAAAATCTGCCGGATAATGGTGTAAATACCGAAGCGGACTTTTTAAAGCAGTTTGAAGTAGAAGTAATGGGAAGTACTTTCAACTTAAATCAACTTGTTAACTTGCCAGAATCACAAAAAATCTCAACTGAAGGTGCAGGGGTTGCAGCTTTACAACCCGGTGATTCAATGGATTATCAAGTGAAAATTACTTTTAAAGATGATCCGACTAGATATCCTAATTCAAGACTCTTCATACAAAACAAGTACCAAGATGAAGGTACATCAGTTAATCTGAGTTTTGAAGCTACACAAATGCCTGGTGAAGATCGGAGCAATGATTAA
- a CDS encoding LPXTG cell wall anchor domain-containing protein: MKKVVLAVLSIFLVIGFAAAVQADGGDGADHTDIHLSTHPSKVFFHIDNIKPGDYVIKDLEVMNKGDQAFNYNFTNKYLDGSQKLYNELQVAIKAGGTVLFIGNLKDFEKIDPRNLDVGESEKLNVRIDVPYELGNEFQGLSSEFQFKLQADNAAAGVPTFPAGKQLPNTATNMFAFIFFGIAVLLAGLGLYGYSLLKGRRDTKVHD; encoded by the coding sequence ATGAAAAAGGTTGTGTTAGCGGTATTAAGTATATTTTTGGTGATCGGTTTTGCTGCAGCAGTTCAGGCCGACGGTGGGGATGGTGCTGATCATACCGATATCCATCTATCAACCCATCCCAGCAAGGTGTTCTTTCATATCGACAATATCAAACCGGGGGATTATGTCATAAAAGATTTGGAAGTAATGAACAAAGGGGATCAGGCATTCAACTATAATTTTACAAATAAATACCTTGATGGATCTCAGAAACTTTATAATGAGCTGCAGGTGGCGATCAAAGCAGGGGGCACTGTTCTTTTTATAGGGAATTTAAAAGACTTTGAGAAAATTGATCCCAGGAATTTGGATGTTGGTGAATCTGAAAAACTAAATGTCCGAATTGACGTGCCATATGAGCTGGGCAATGAATTTCAAGGACTGAGCAGCGAGTTCCAATTTAAATTACAGGCCGACAATGCGGCGGCCGGTGTTCCCACATTTCCTGCTGGGAAACAACTTCCAAACACTGCAACAAACATGTTTGCTTTTATCTTCTTTGGAATTGCTGTATTGTTAGCCGGGTTAGGGCTTTACGGATACAGCCTGCTGAAGGGAAGACGGGACACCAAGGTTCATGATTGA
- a CDS encoding DUF2804 domain-containing protein: MTVNMEREITEPVLLCDKSGNLNYDSVGWAKKPIITANLSGHFLRKKKWNYWCVFSREALLSATISHLDYAAVCFIYYLEYETKEFHEKTFIIPFNKDIQMPEEILDSVNAMSKDTGIFFIWNNDYMNLKIHCTDFGGAELKADINIHYPEDMETLNVIVPWSDKQFQFTAKHHCLPADGSFSIGTKTFSCNPETDFGVLDFGRGIWPRKSTWNWGMASGRQGNDVIGLNFGGKWTDGTGSTENAAVRNGVITKISEDVDFIYNRHDLMQPWSIQSNQVRLTFEPFYKRTSAFNALAIKSNMYQIVGHFYGEITLRHDDTLVIDKLLGCIEDHTATW; this comes from the coding sequence ATGACAGTTAATATGGAACGTGAAATAACAGAACCTGTGTTATTATGTGACAAATCCGGAAATCTCAATTATGACAGTGTCGGCTGGGCCAAAAAACCGATCATCACAGCAAACCTGTCCGGTCATTTTCTGCGGAAAAAGAAATGGAACTACTGGTGTGTATTCAGCCGGGAAGCACTGTTATCTGCAACAATCAGTCATCTTGATTATGCGGCTGTATGCTTCATATATTATTTGGAATATGAGACAAAGGAATTTCATGAAAAAACGTTTATTATTCCGTTTAATAAAGATATTCAAATGCCGGAAGAGATTCTGGACTCTGTCAATGCTATGAGTAAAGATACAGGTATATTTTTTATATGGAATAACGACTATATGAATCTTAAAATTCACTGTACAGACTTTGGGGGAGCAGAATTAAAAGCGGATATTAACATCCATTATCCTGAAGACATGGAGACGTTAAACGTGATAGTTCCGTGGAGTGATAAACAATTTCAGTTCACTGCCAAACACCACTGTCTGCCCGCTGATGGATCCTTCTCAATCGGAACGAAGACATTTTCATGTAATCCTGAGACGGACTTCGGTGTTCTGGATTTTGGACGCGGGATATGGCCGCGGAAAAGTACATGGAACTGGGGCATGGCTTCCGGACGCCAAGGAAATGATGTCATTGGGTTAAACTTCGGCGGTAAATGGACCGATGGCACAGGATCAACCGAGAATGCTGCAGTCCGAAACGGGGTAATTACAAAAATAAGTGAAGATGTTGACTTTATTTATAATCGCCATGATTTAATGCAGCCATGGTCCATCCAATCGAACCAGGTACGGCTGACCTTTGAGCCATTTTACAAAAGAACGTCCGCATTCAATGCACTTGCAATCAAATCAAACATGTACCAGATAGTTGGTCACTTTTATGGTGAAATAACCCTTCGTCATGATGATACCCTTGTGATCGATAAACTGCTCGGATGTATTGAGGACCACACCGCCACATGGTAA
- the ribH gene encoding 6,7-dimethyl-8-ribityllumazine synthase encodes MGKTFEGNLVGTDMRIGIVVARFNEFITSKLLGGATDTLKRHGVDEENIDVAWVPGAFEIPLIAQKMATSGGYDAVVALGTVIRGSTSHYDYVCNEAAKGVSNASLQSGKPVIFGILTTETIEQAIERAGTKAGNKGAEAAVAAIETANVAKQLEW; translated from the coding sequence ATGGGAAAAACGTTTGAAGGAAATCTGGTTGGGACAGATATGAGAATAGGCATTGTAGTAGCGCGGTTTAATGAATTTATTACGAGTAAATTACTTGGTGGTGCCACAGACACTTTAAAACGGCACGGGGTGGATGAAGAAAACATTGATGTTGCCTGGGTTCCCGGCGCATTTGAAATTCCATTGATTGCCCAAAAAATGGCAACTTCCGGCGGTTATGATGCAGTTGTTGCTTTGGGCACCGTAATCCGCGGGTCGACATCACATTATGATTATGTGTGTAATGAAGCGGCAAAGGGTGTATCCAATGCATCCCTTCAATCAGGTAAACCAGTTATTTTCGGTATTTTAACGACTGAAACGATTGAACAGGCTATTGAACGTGCAGGTACTAAAGCAGGCAACAAAGGGGCAGAGGCAGCTGTTGCTGCGATTGAAACTGCGAATGTTGCCAAACAGCTGGAATGGTAA
- a CDS encoding bifunctional 3,4-dihydroxy-2-butanone-4-phosphate synthase/GTP cyclohydrolase II, producing the protein MFDTIEEAVKDLKAGKPVIVVDDEDRENEGDLVALAEQATPDVINFMITHGKGLVCTSITERLAEKLNLPLMTSRSTDPFGTAFTVSIDHKDTKTGISADERSRTIQALLDPEAKEIDFKQPGHVFPLIAKDGGVLTRSGHTEASVDLAMLSGAFPAGVICEIIKEDGTMARVPDLEAMAKTFDLKLISIADLAAHRKQHEIHVSRVVETTLPTEFGTFKVYGYTNDLDDKEHIALVKGDVDAADAVLTRIHSECLTGDVFGSYRCDCGPQLHAALQKIDEAGAGVLVYMRQEGRGIGLLNKLRAYQLQDAGMDTVEANEQLGFAPDLREYNLSAQILTDLGIKKVDLLTNNPKKVTGLASYGIDIGSRIPIQTATRKENEKYMHTKLDKMGHLLNFHQ; encoded by the coding sequence ATGTTTGATACGATAGAAGAGGCAGTTAAGGATTTAAAGGCAGGAAAACCGGTCATCGTGGTCGATGATGAGGACAGGGAAAATGAAGGAGATTTGGTTGCACTTGCTGAGCAGGCAACACCGGATGTTATCAATTTTATGATCACCCATGGAAAAGGTCTTGTCTGTACGTCGATAACGGAGCGGCTGGCGGAAAAGCTGAATCTTCCATTGATGACCAGCCGCAGTACAGATCCGTTTGGTACAGCATTTACCGTAAGTATCGATCATAAGGATACGAAAACTGGAATTAGTGCAGATGAACGTTCCAGGACCATTCAGGCATTGCTGGATCCTGAAGCAAAGGAAATTGATTTTAAACAGCCGGGTCATGTGTTTCCGCTTATTGCCAAAGACGGCGGAGTACTGACGCGCTCCGGTCACACAGAAGCATCGGTTGATCTGGCCATGTTAAGCGGTGCATTTCCGGCAGGGGTGATTTGTGAAATCATTAAGGAAGATGGAACAATGGCACGGGTTCCGGATTTAGAAGCGATGGCAAAAACATTCGATTTGAAACTGATTTCGATTGCTGACTTGGCAGCACATCGCAAACAACACGAAATTCATGTCAGTCGTGTAGTTGAAACAACGCTGCCAACCGAGTTTGGTACATTTAAAGTCTATGGTTACACCAACGATTTGGATGATAAGGAACATATTGCATTGGTGAAAGGGGACGTTGATGCAGCGGATGCAGTTCTGACACGAATTCATTCGGAATGTCTGACTGGTGATGTGTTTGGGTCCTACCGGTGTGATTGTGGTCCTCAGCTGCATGCGGCACTGCAAAAGATAGATGAAGCGGGTGCAGGTGTGTTGGTTTACATGCGTCAGGAAGGCCGTGGTATTGGTTTACTTAATAAGCTTCGGGCATATCAGCTGCAGGATGCCGGTATGGATACTGTCGAAGCGAATGAGCAGCTTGGATTTGCACCTGATCTGCGCGAATACAATTTGAGCGCACAAATATTAACAGATTTGGGTATTAAAAAAGTAGACTTGCTGACCAACAATCCGAAAAAAGTGACAGGACTTGCATCGTATGGAATTGATATCGGTTCGCGTATCCCAATTCAAACTGCTACACGAAAAGAAAATGAAAAATATATGCACACCAAGCTCGATAAAATGGGACACTTATTGAACTTTCATCAGTGA